Part of the Henckelia pumila isolate YLH828 chromosome 2, ASM3356847v2, whole genome shotgun sequence genome is shown below.
CCCTGCTCCCGCATCGGCCTCGGCTAGGGATGATGACCTGGGCAATGACCTCGAGGCCCCCGTGGTACCGTGGTATGAGCTGTACCTCTTTGAGCTAGACGCTTCGGATGAGGAGAAAATAAGAGCTCTATCCCACGCTCTCGAGGACTAGAAGttcatcatccctgacctggaTGACCGAGCTGACCAGCCCCCGATGGGCTATTACACATTTTATATAGATCAGCTGGAAGTCGGGCTGAGGTTTCCCCTCCCTCTGATCTTTCAACAGCTTAGCCGCTATTATGAGCTCCACTTAGGGCAGTTCACCCCTAACTATTTCCGAACTCTCTGCAGCTTCATAGTTCTTTTTAAGACCTTAGGCTTTGAAGTGAGTTGTTTCACCATCTGTAATTTTTTACTCCCCAAACGTTCTGAGGAGGgccctttttatttttcatgtcGACCCAATTGCAAATTTTTCAAGGGTTCTCTCAGTTCCAACAAAAATTGGAAGAGATCTTTCTTTTTTGTTCACCCCACGGATGATTGGGATATATGCTCCCGATGGAGGGACACTCTTCCCCTCTTGCATGTTCCCGCCCCGGGCTTCCGACAGGGGGAACTGTTCACAGGATACCAAAGGGCCATAGGGAGAAGGTGAGGTATAGCCCTTCCCCCGGCCTTGCTCCaatttattgttattattatcattTAACTGAACTTCCCCCCTCTTTACCCAGAAAAAAAAAGTCATGGACGCTGCCATGAAGAAACTTTTTGAGAAGAAGAAGGCAGTTGCCCCGTCAGGAGGCAAGGATGAAGGGAGCTCAGCCAAATCAAAAGCCCCTTTGCCCCAAGCTGCTGCCATATCTGAGCCCTCAACGGCCCCTGCTAAGGGTTCAAAAAGGCATGCTACATCGAGTCCCTCCCCGAGGTGGTGGATCTGGAGTCTGGGAAGTCTAGCATTCCTGAGGTGGTTCCCCTGAGGCAGGTCAGGTCAGAGAAACCCCAAACTCTCGAGGTGCGGTGTCGATCCAACTTCTTTGACATGTACCATGATGAGCTCCGGATCGTGGGAGTGGGCCCGACTCCAAAATCTGGCTCAGTACTCCGTGATATGATTTCTCAAGCCGATGCTGATTTTGTTAAAAGCCTTGGATGGCTTGAGCTCCTGCAGCATTCGAACACTGCTTCTGCTGAGGTGATCTAGATTTTACTTACTTTATGCTCAGCACTTTTACATTCAGCCCCTAACCATGTTTAATTGATCTTTTTTCTATGTTAGGCTGCTGGCCTAAATGCCGAGGTGTCTCTCCGAGCCTCCATTGCTCGAAAACAACTCATTAAGGACACCTGTGGTTATGAAGCTCTCGTTGCTGAGCTGAACCAGAAGATAGAGGACCTTAACCTGGCTTATGACAAGGAAGTGGCCAATCTCCGAGATTAGATGGAGAAGATGCGGATGGGATTCCAAACGGAGAGGCTGAATCACAAAAATGACCTTCGGATATCTGAGGTTCAAAAGGAGGCTCTGCAGGGAGAGCTCAAGGGATCTCAGGATCAGCTCGGCCAAGCCACCCAGGAACTAGAGGGAGCTCGAGCCAAGATAGCAAAAGGAATAGAGGGCTTCAAGGCGGCCTTCGTGGAATCAGAGGAGTTCATGGACACAATTGCTGAAAAAGCCTATGGCTATCTGGCTATAGGTTTTGAAGGATGCACTAAGCAGTTCCAGGAGGCCGGCTGCCCTCTTAAAGGGATTCCTTTTGACTTTCAGAATATGGAGAAGTATGCCCTGGGCTCGGCCACAGGCGAGGAGGATAAGGAGGGGGAGGGGGGAAAtgaaaacaattaaattttgtGTATCTGTTGGTGTGAACACgcatttttttaatgaatgtTCTTATTTTCCCTTCGTAACCACATCCGAGCTAACCCGATGAGGTAGAATGAATGTTGAAATAATTTCAACACCCAAAGGCGAGCTCAGCTCACCGAAGGGAGCATgataaacttaaaataaaccaTCACCTGAAGATGAGCTGATATCCCTGAGAGGAGGCATcgtaaatactttaaaaatacaCCACTCGAAGGTGATCTGAGCTCCTTGAAGAAGGCATCATAAATACTGGAAATAATTCTAACACCCAAAGATGAGCTGAGCTCCCCGAGGGAGGCATAATAAGTACTGGGAATAATTCTAACACCCGAAGGTGAGCTGAGCTCCTCGAGGGAGGCATAATAAGTACTGAGAATAATTCTAACACCTGAAGGTGAGCTGAGCTCCCCGTGGGAGGCATAATAAGTACTTGGGATAATTCTAACACCCGAAGGTGAGCTGAGCTCCACTTCAATGGCCGAGCTGAGCTTCCCTAGCCGAGCTGGGCTCCAGAAGCCAAGCTGCTTACTATACCAAGATAGCTATGCCGAGCTCCCAAAATCCCATGGCCGAGCTCCCAACCTAACATGGGAAATATAGTGAGGGGTCATGGCCGAtatcccgagctcccgagctgaacTGGTCTTAATAAGGGGCCAAAATTGCATGACTAAAGTGATGAGCTGAACTGGTCTTAATCAGGGGCCAAAGTGGCGTGACTAAGACGATGAAgcgaaccaaagtcaggggcctaagaggcgtgactaaggtagtGAGCTGAACTGGTCTTAATCAGGGGCCAAAGTGGCGTGACTAAGGTagtgagctgaaccaaagttaGGGGCCTAAGAGGTGTGACTAAGGTagtgagctgaaccaaagtcaggggcctaagaggcgtgaataaagtagtgagctgaaccaaagtcagtggcctaagaggcgtgactaaggtagtGAGCTGAGGCATGTTTATATCAATATTCCTGAAAAAAAATATCTACTTGTAGATAAAAGTAGAATGTAGCTTGCATGAATTACAACTTAAAGGAAAATTGTACTTGCAACATCTTAAGAATAATATTTGCGTAAATTATAAGCACTCCAAGGTCTCTTCAGCATCTTCCCCtttgaatcctccaagtagtAAGCATCCGAGCTGAGCCTCATCACCATCTTGTATGGTCCTTCCCACTTAGGATCCAGCTTCCCCACAGTCACGTCCTGAACTCTTTTGAGCACCAAATCCCCCACTTGAAATCCTTTCCTGCGCACTCGACGATTATAAGACCGAGCTATCCTGTTTTTGTACGCCTCCATTCTGATGGAATCAGCTTCTCTCTTCTCCTCCACAAAGTCTAAGTCCTCCATCCTCTTTTCTCCATTTTTGTCATCATAAAAAATAACCCGAGCTGACTCTTCTCCAATCTCTGTTGGTAAGACGGCTTCATTACCATACACCAGACTAAAAGGAGTTTCTCCGGTCCCAATTCGGGGTGTGGTACGGTATGACCATAGAGAACTAAGGAGCTCCTCCACCCAATTTCCTTGGGTTTTCCCAAGCAAGCTTTCAAGCTTGATACTAAAGATCGGTTAGTCACTTCTACCTGACCATTGCTTTGGGGATAATGGACAGAGGTGAAGTGTTGTTGGATCTTCATCTCTTTACACCATGATTGCACCCGATCTCCTTGAAATTACCTCCCATTATCATAAATGAGCTTCCGAGGTACTCCAAATCTACACACTATATTCTTCCATAAAAACTTTAAGACCTATCCCTCCGTAATGCGAGCCAGGGCTTCCGCCTCCACCCACTTTGAGAAGTAATCAATAGCAACCAACAAGAACTTCTTATGAGCCGGGGCTGGAGGAAAAGGACCTACAATATCAATTCCCCATTGGTCAAAGGGACATTAAGCCACTATCCCTTTCATAAATGCTGCTGGCTGGTGCTGGAGTCTGCTATGCCATTGACAACTGTCACAAGAGGTCACCAAGGCTAGATCATCTTTTAGAATAGTAGGCCAAAAGTATCCTGCTAAGAGCACCTTGCGGGCTAGAGAGTAAGAGCCTAAATGATTGCCACAGCACCCCTCATGTATCTCCCTGAGAACATAGCTAGACTTCTTAGGACCCAAGCATTTGAGAAGAGGCCCAGATAATGACCTCTTGTAAATAACTCCCTCCACCATCACAAAGCGGAGACTCCTCT
Proteins encoded:
- the LOC140877362 gene encoding uncharacterized protein; translated protein: MGGNWVEELLSSLWSYRTTPRIGTGETPFSLVYGNEAVLPTEIGEESARVIFYDDKNGEKRMEDLDFVEEKREADSIRMEAYKNRIARSYNRRVRRKGFQVGDLVLKRVQDVTVGKLDPKWEGPYKMVMRLSSDAYYLEDSKGKMLKRPWSAYNLRKYYS